A region from the Citrobacter koseri ATCC BAA-895 genome encodes:
- a CDS encoding fimbrial biogenesis usher protein, translated as MSHLKYGLDRLGSQRARRKAFSIFVLAQIPLALCLAGFARADLYFNPRFLADDPSAVADLSGFENGQEVPPGAYRVDIYLNDGFITTRDVTFNAGANGHRLEPCLTRSQLAGMGVSTSAITGMDTLASDACVPLTEMVKDATTRFDVSQQRLYLSVPQAFMGNRARGYIPPELWDDGINAGLLNYNFTGNNVHNDASDSSNYAYLNLQSGLNLGAWRLRDNTIWSYSSGGSASSNENKWQHVNSWLERDITPLRARLTLGDSYTNGDIFDGINFRGAQLASDDNMLPDSQKGFAPVIHGIARGTAQVSIKQNGYEIYQSTVPPGPFTINDLYAAGNGGDLQVTIKEADGTSQVFSVPWSTVPMLQREGHTRYAVTAGEYRSGNDQQEKPKFFQSTLLHGLPAGWTLYGGTQLADNYRSFNLGVGKNMGEFGAVSLDATQANATLPDDSSHQGQSIRFLYNKSLYETGTNVQLVGYRYSTQGYYSFADTTYRRMSGYDVETQDGVIQVKPKFTDYYNLAYNKRGKVQMSVTQQLGRTATLYVNGSRQTYWSTNKADEQLQLGLNAAVDDINWTLSYSLTKNAWQQGRDQMLAFNVNIPFSHWLRSDSKSVWRHASASYSMSHDLDGRMTNLAGLYGTLLEDNNLSYSMQTGYASGGEGNNGGTGYAAMNYRGGYGNANVGYSHSDGFKQLYYGMSGGVLAHANGITLSQPLNDTVVLIKAPGAGDVKVENQTGVRTDWRGYAVMPYATEYRENRVALDTNTLADNVDLDDAVVSVVPTHGAIVRAEFKAHVGVKILMTLTHNGKPVPFGAMVTSGDNQSGSIVADNGQVYLSGMPLAGSVQVKWGEGPGANCMARYRLPEESQKHVLSQLFAECR; from the coding sequence ATGTCACATCTCAAATACGGACTGGACCGTTTGGGTTCCCAACGCGCCCGGCGCAAAGCATTCTCTATTTTTGTCCTTGCGCAGATACCATTGGCGCTTTGCCTCGCGGGTTTCGCGCGGGCAGATCTCTATTTTAACCCCCGTTTCCTGGCCGACGATCCCTCGGCCGTTGCGGATCTCTCTGGATTTGAAAACGGGCAAGAGGTGCCGCCTGGCGCCTATCGCGTGGATATCTATCTGAACGATGGCTTTATAACTACCCGCGACGTCACGTTTAACGCTGGCGCAAACGGTCATCGACTGGAGCCGTGCCTGACCCGTAGCCAACTCGCTGGCATGGGGGTCAGCACGTCGGCCATCACCGGTATGGATACGCTGGCGTCCGACGCCTGCGTACCATTGACGGAAATGGTCAAAGATGCCACCACCCGCTTCGATGTCAGCCAACAGCGCCTGTACCTGAGTGTCCCGCAGGCTTTCATGGGCAATCGCGCGCGCGGTTATATTCCACCGGAACTCTGGGATGACGGGATTAACGCCGGTTTGCTGAACTATAACTTTACCGGCAACAACGTACATAACGATGCCAGCGACAGCAGCAATTACGCGTATTTAAACCTGCAAAGCGGCCTCAACCTTGGCGCCTGGCGTCTGCGTGATAACACCATCTGGAGCTACAGCAGTGGCGGTAGCGCGTCCAGTAATGAGAATAAATGGCAGCATGTGAACAGCTGGCTGGAGCGCGATATTACCCCCCTGCGCGCCCGCCTGACGCTTGGCGACAGCTACACCAACGGCGATATCTTCGACGGGATTAACTTCCGTGGCGCCCAGTTAGCCTCTGACGACAATATGCTGCCGGATAGCCAGAAAGGCTTTGCGCCGGTCATCCACGGCATTGCGCGCGGCACGGCGCAGGTCTCTATCAAACAAAACGGCTATGAAATCTACCAGAGCACAGTGCCGCCGGGCCCCTTCACAATTAACGATCTCTACGCCGCAGGCAACGGCGGCGATCTCCAGGTCACCATCAAAGAGGCCGATGGCACCAGCCAGGTCTTCAGCGTGCCGTGGTCTACGGTGCCAATGTTACAGCGTGAAGGGCACACCCGTTATGCAGTGACCGCTGGTGAATACCGCAGCGGCAACGACCAGCAGGAAAAACCAAAGTTCTTCCAGAGCACCCTCCTGCACGGGCTCCCGGCAGGCTGGACGCTGTATGGCGGCACCCAACTGGCCGACAACTATCGCTCCTTCAATTTAGGGGTCGGTAAGAACATGGGCGAGTTCGGCGCGGTTTCGCTGGATGCAACTCAGGCCAACGCCACCCTGCCTGACGACAGCTCTCACCAGGGGCAATCGATACGCTTCCTTTATAACAAGTCGCTCTATGAGACCGGCACCAACGTCCAACTGGTGGGATACCGTTATTCCACCCAGGGCTATTACAGCTTTGCCGACACCACTTACCGCAGGATGAGTGGCTATGACGTTGAAACCCAGGATGGCGTGATTCAGGTCAAACCCAAATTCACCGACTACTACAACCTTGCTTATAACAAGCGGGGCAAGGTTCAGATGAGCGTAACGCAGCAGTTGGGGCGCACTGCCACACTGTACGTGAATGGCAGCCGTCAAACTTACTGGTCAACCAACAAGGCCGACGAACAGCTACAGCTGGGGTTAAATGCCGCCGTTGACGATATCAACTGGACGCTGAGCTACAGCCTGACCAAAAACGCCTGGCAACAGGGCCGCGACCAGATGTTAGCGTTCAACGTCAATATTCCGTTCAGCCACTGGCTGCGTTCCGACAGCAAATCCGTCTGGCGGCACGCAAGCGCCAGCTACAGCATGTCGCACGACCTGGATGGACGGATGACTAACCTGGCCGGTCTTTACGGCACGCTGCTGGAAGACAATAACCTGAGCTACAGCATGCAAACCGGTTATGCCAGCGGTGGCGAAGGCAACAATGGCGGAACCGGCTACGCGGCGATGAACTATCGCGGCGGCTACGGCAACGCTAACGTGGGCTACAGCCACAGCGATGGATTTAAACAGCTGTACTACGGGATGAGCGGCGGTGTACTTGCCCATGCCAACGGCATCACCTTAAGCCAGCCATTAAATGACACGGTAGTGCTGATTAAAGCGCCTGGCGCCGGAGACGTGAAAGTCGAGAACCAGACCGGCGTACGTACCGACTGGCGCGGTTATGCCGTCATGCCGTACGCCACTGAGTACAGGGAAAACCGCGTCGCGCTGGATACCAACACCCTGGCGGATAACGTCGATCTCGATGATGCGGTGGTCAGCGTCGTGCCGACCCACGGCGCCATCGTCCGCGCCGAATTTAAAGCCCACGTCGGGGTAAAAATCCTGATGACGCTGACGCACAACGGCAAACCCGTGCCATTCGGCGCTATGGTCACTTCCGGCGATAACCAGAGCGGCAGCATCGTGGCAGATAACGGCCAGGTCTACCTGAGCGGCATGCCGCTGGCGGGAAGCGTTCAGGTGAAATGGGGCGAAGGGCCGGGGGCTAACTGCATGGCCCGGTATCGCCTGCCGGAAGAGAGCCAGAAACATGTGCTGAGCCAGCTCTTTGCAGAGTGCCGTTAA
- a CDS encoding EAL domain-containing protein yields MMTCSQRRPVLLQHQTQERLSLQLTSEVGRIVVFLPDDPYWLLFILREAAFLLAEAETPLPMLILSRSPSAWLWQTLLYHVPDKRQLTAVRAVASDLPGKQLAALLQGDFLQYPKLQQLSFLDAQIQGKPAAGLSKTELSATLSLLYGYSINTQAKIRGVSQKTLYNQRTSGLKKMVASHPHLITRFPGSQSKTHNNQLIAALSPFEREFIHAIHSQQVFPVFQPITDGHLRLQGVEILSRWRRGDNVLLPGEFLPQIHAEYAWLLLTAFVLQIAIQNINQHQGKFWFSINIPPCIANHENLLRMMETARQQLQQPQWSGRLVLEFAETVNLHQQGRTAENMDKIQRQGFRIFLDDCFSHSSVMFPVRTIRFSGYKLDMSIVNDFQRDPHALALIKSLLYYCQLTQSRCIAEGVDSLEKFNQLKALGVDRFQGYLFSPPITHDRLPEIIQQFLPKHPAPR; encoded by the coding sequence ATGATGACCTGCAGTCAACGGCGACCGGTGCTGCTGCAACACCAGACGCAGGAGCGCCTTTCGCTACAGCTAACATCCGAGGTCGGAAGGATTGTCGTTTTTCTCCCTGACGATCCTTACTGGCTGCTGTTTATTCTTAGGGAAGCCGCCTTCCTGCTTGCTGAGGCAGAAACACCGTTGCCCATGCTGATCCTTAGCCGTAGTCCATCCGCCTGGCTATGGCAAACGCTGCTCTACCATGTTCCTGATAAACGGCAACTTACCGCCGTCCGGGCGGTCGCTTCCGACCTTCCTGGGAAACAACTGGCAGCGCTGCTACAGGGTGACTTCCTGCAATACCCGAAACTACAGCAATTGTCCTTTTTAGACGCGCAGATACAGGGCAAACCGGCAGCGGGGTTAAGTAAAACGGAATTGAGCGCCACCCTCTCTCTTCTGTACGGGTACAGCATCAACACACAGGCGAAGATCCGCGGTGTGAGCCAGAAAACACTTTATAATCAAAGAACGTCAGGACTAAAAAAGATGGTGGCGTCTCACCCGCATCTGATTACCCGCTTTCCTGGAAGCCAGAGCAAGACTCACAACAATCAGCTCATCGCCGCGCTATCTCCCTTTGAGCGCGAATTTATCCATGCCATTCATAGCCAACAGGTATTCCCGGTATTTCAACCCATAACCGACGGCCACCTGCGGTTGCAGGGGGTTGAAATCCTTTCCCGCTGGAGAAGAGGCGACAACGTATTGCTTCCCGGCGAATTTCTGCCGCAGATCCACGCCGAATACGCCTGGCTTCTGCTCACGGCCTTTGTGCTACAAATAGCAATCCAGAACATTAACCAACACCAGGGTAAGTTCTGGTTCTCAATAAATATTCCACCCTGCATCGCCAACCACGAAAACCTGCTGCGAATGATGGAAACGGCGCGCCAGCAGCTACAGCAGCCGCAATGGTCGGGTAGATTAGTGCTGGAATTTGCAGAAACGGTCAATCTGCATCAGCAAGGAAGAACAGCAGAAAATATGGACAAAATCCAACGGCAAGGCTTTCGCATCTTCCTCGATGACTGCTTTTCACACAGCAGCGTAATGTTTCCCGTCAGGACAATCCGCTTTAGCGGCTACAAGCTGGATATGAGTATCGTGAATGATTTTCAACGCGATCCACATGCACTGGCGCTGATAAAGAGTCTGCTCTATTACTGCCAGTTGACGCAGAGCCGCTGTATTGCCGAAGGCGTCGATAGTCTGGAGAAATTCAATCAGTTGAAAGCGCTGGGAGTTGACCGCTTTCAGGGCTATCTTTTCTCGCCGCCCATCACTCACGATCGTCTGCCGGAGATAATCCAGCAATTTTTACCGAAACATCCCGCACCTCGCTGA
- a CDS encoding fimbria/pilus periplasmic chaperone, with product MKKTLEMTRGLLAGFLMLAASGFSTSAEAGVALGATRVIYPAGQKQVQLAVTNNDNNSTYLIQSWVENADGGKDGRFVITPPLFAMQGKKENTLRIIDATNNQLPQDRESLFWVNVKAIPSMDKSKLSDNTLQLAIISRIKLYYRPTKLALPPDQAAEKLTFNRDGSSLTLNNPTPYYLTVTELNAGTRVLENALVPPMGKTSVKLPPDAGSNITYRTINDYGALTPQMKGVLR from the coding sequence GTGAAAAAAACACTGGAGATGACACGCGGCTTACTGGCGGGCTTTTTGATGCTCGCCGCAAGCGGTTTTTCCACCAGCGCTGAAGCAGGCGTGGCGCTGGGCGCCACCCGGGTTATCTATCCGGCCGGACAAAAACAGGTTCAGCTGGCGGTGACCAATAACGACAATAACAGTACCTATCTGATTCAGTCATGGGTTGAAAACGCCGATGGCGGCAAAGATGGTCGTTTTGTCATCACCCCTCCGCTGTTTGCGATGCAAGGTAAAAAAGAGAATACCTTGCGCATTATTGATGCCACCAACAACCAGTTACCGCAGGACCGGGAAAGCCTGTTCTGGGTAAACGTAAAAGCCATTCCTTCGATGGATAAATCAAAGCTCAGCGATAACACCTTACAACTGGCGATTATCAGCCGCATCAAACTCTACTACCGCCCAACGAAACTGGCTCTGCCACCGGATCAGGCGGCGGAAAAACTGACCTTTAACCGTGACGGTTCATCGCTGACGCTCAACAACCCGACGCCGTATTACCTGACGGTGACCGAACTCAATGCCGGCACGCGCGTGCTGGAAAATGCGCTGGTGCCGCCAATGGGTAAAACCTCGGTCAAGTTGCCACCTGATGCCGGTAGCAACATTACCTACCGGACGATTAATGACTATGGCGCACTGACCCCGCAAATGAAGGGCGTTCTGCGTTAA
- a CDS encoding fimbrial protein, producing the protein MMKKPLYFLGAVLTLACVNVFAADSTITISGYVRDNACAVAGESKDFTVDLMNNAAKQFNAVGATTPLVPFRIVLSPCGNSVTAVKVGFTGTEDSSNTCLLKIDSGASAAAGMGVQILNNQQTMLPLNAASSSIAWTTLTPGQTNILNFYARLMATQIPVTAGHVNATATFTLEFQ; encoded by the coding sequence ATGATGAAAAAACCACTGTATTTCCTCGGCGCTGTGCTGACGCTGGCCTGCGTCAATGTCTTCGCCGCCGACAGCACGATTACGATTAGCGGCTACGTCCGCGACAATGCCTGCGCTGTCGCGGGAGAGTCAAAAGATTTTACCGTTGACCTGATGAATAACGCCGCTAAACAGTTTAATGCGGTGGGGGCGACAACCCCGCTCGTCCCATTCCGTATTGTCCTCTCTCCCTGCGGTAACTCGGTTACGGCAGTCAAAGTCGGCTTTACCGGCACGGAGGATAGCAGCAACACCTGTCTATTGAAGATCGATAGCGGTGCCTCGGCAGCCGCAGGCATGGGCGTGCAGATCCTCAATAACCAACAGACGATGCTGCCGCTCAATGCCGCGTCATCATCCATCGCGTGGACCACGCTCACGCCTGGGCAGACCAACATCCTCAACTTTTATGCACGCCTGATGGCTACGCAGATTCCGGTCACCGCCGGGCACGTCAATGCCACAGCAACATTCACGCTTGAATTTCAGTAA
- a CDS encoding fimbrial protein: MKRNYVGWLLASVLTAASSGLQAADITITVNGKVVAKPCTVSTTNAAVDLGDLYTFSLVTAGSASAWHSTALELTNCPIGTSRVIATFSGTADSTGYYKNQGTAGNIQLELQDDAGTTLNNGATKSVQVDDSTQSTRFPLQVRALTVNGGATQGTIQAVISVTYTYA, translated from the coding sequence ATGAAACGCAACTATGTAGGGTGGCTTCTGGCAAGCGTACTGACAGCGGCCTCTTCAGGGCTTCAGGCCGCTGATATCACGATTACCGTCAACGGGAAGGTGGTGGCGAAGCCGTGCACGGTGTCTACCACCAATGCCGCCGTTGACCTCGGTGACCTGTATACCTTCAGCCTGGTAACCGCAGGTTCGGCTTCCGCCTGGCACAGTACCGCGCTGGAACTCACTAACTGTCCGATCGGCACCTCCCGGGTCATCGCAACCTTTAGCGGAACCGCAGACAGCACCGGTTATTACAAAAACCAGGGGACCGCCGGCAATATTCAGCTCGAATTGCAGGATGACGCAGGCACCACGTTAAACAATGGCGCCACGAAATCCGTTCAGGTGGATGACTCAACGCAGTCCACCCGTTTTCCGTTACAGGTCAGAGCGTTAACGGTCAACGGCGGTGCCACCCAGGGAACTATTCAGGCGGTGATTAGCGTCACCTATACCTACGCCTGA
- a CDS encoding tyrosine-type DNA invertase yields MNRRRFLTAREVQAMMKAVRHGQTGERDYCLILLAFRHGMRISELLNLHYRDFDLYEGRINIRRLKNGFSTIHPLMPDECEAIECWSRVRASWKGAQKINAVFISRKGSQLSRQQAYRIIRSAGQKAGTSTTTHPHMLRHACGYELAERGTDTRLIQDYLGHRNIRHTVRYTASNAARFAGLWERVNPLEEKLLKQKIKNDELYSSLITKEK; encoded by the coding sequence ATGAACCGACGCCGTTTTCTTACTGCCAGAGAAGTTCAGGCCATGATGAAAGCCGTACGTCATGGTCAGACAGGAGAGCGAGATTATTGCCTTATCCTGCTGGCCTTTCGTCATGGAATGCGTATAAGTGAACTACTGAACCTGCATTACCGGGATTTTGATCTTTATGAAGGTCGGATCAATATCCGCCGACTGAAAAATGGTTTTTCTACTATTCATCCCCTCATGCCGGATGAGTGTGAAGCCATTGAATGCTGGAGCCGGGTTCGTGCGAGCTGGAAAGGAGCGCAGAAAATAAACGCGGTGTTTATTTCCCGCAAAGGCTCACAACTTTCCCGCCAGCAGGCATACCGTATAATACGTTCTGCTGGTCAAAAGGCCGGAACCAGCACCACCACACATCCGCATATGCTGCGACATGCATGTGGTTATGAACTTGCTGAAAGAGGTACAGATACACGTCTAATCCAGGATTACCTTGGTCACCGAAATATTCGCCACACCGTACGTTATACAGCCAGTAATGCCGCCCGGTTTGCAGGATTATGGGAAAGGGTAAATCCGCTAGAGGAAAAGCTACTAAAACAGAAGATCAAAAATGATGAACTATATAGTTCATTGATAACTAAGGAAAAATAA
- a CDS encoding fimbrial protein, with protein sequence MQGVKSGLLIFLFPSLALAGNHWNVTLPGGNMRFQGVIIAESCRVEAGDQQMTVNMGQISSNRFHSSGEDANPVPFDIHLQDCSTAVSQRVGVSFRGVADGKNPEVLSVGEGPGIATGVGIALFDKDNQLIPLNSPPGAWTQLYSGPTTLHFVAKYRATGKQVTGGAANAQIWFSLTYQ encoded by the coding sequence ATGCAAGGAGTGAAATCAGGTCTGCTGATATTTCTGTTTCCGTCGCTGGCACTGGCTGGCAATCACTGGAACGTGACGTTGCCCGGGGGAAACATGCGTTTCCAGGGGGTCATTATTGCCGAATCCTGCCGCGTTGAAGCAGGAGATCAACAGATGACGGTCAATATGGGGCAGATCAGCAGTAATCGGTTTCATTCGTCAGGGGAAGATGCCAACCCCGTGCCATTCGATATTCATCTACAGGATTGCAGCACTGCCGTGAGTCAGCGCGTAGGCGTGTCATTTCGCGGAGTTGCCGACGGCAAAAACCCGGAGGTGCTTTCAGTTGGCGAAGGGCCGGGAATAGCAACCGGCGTAGGCATCGCTTTATTTGATAAAGACAATCAATTGATTCCACTCAACAGCCCGCCGGGCGCCTGGACGCAGTTGTATAGCGGCCCCACCACGCTTCATTTCGTGGCGAAGTATCGGGCGACCGGGAAGCAGGTCACCGGGGGAGCCGCCAATGCTCAAATCTGGTTCTCTCTGACCTATCAGTAA
- the fimA gene encoding type 1 fimbrial major subunit FimA, which yields MKIKTLAIVVLSALSLSSTAALADTTTVNGGTVHFKGEIVNAACAVDAGSIDQTVQLGQVRSAKLAAEGNTSSAVGFNIQLDDCDTTVATQASVAFTGTAVNGANPTVLALQSSASGGATNVGVQILDKTGTALGLDGATFSSATTLNDGTNIIPFQARYYATGAATAGTANADATFKVQYQ from the coding sequence ATGAAAATCAAAACACTGGCAATCGTTGTTCTGTCAGCACTGTCCCTGAGCTCCACAGCAGCCCTGGCCGACACCACCACGGTAAACGGCGGCACCGTGCATTTTAAAGGGGAAATCGTTAACGCCGCTTGTGCAGTTGATGCCGGTTCTATCGATCAGACAGTTCAGTTAGGCCAGGTTCGTTCCGCCAAACTCGCTGCTGAAGGCAACACCAGCTCCGCTGTAGGTTTCAACATTCAACTGGATGATTGCGACACGACCGTTGCGACCCAGGCTTCCGTTGCGTTCACAGGTACTGCTGTTAATGGCGCCAACCCTACCGTTCTGGCGCTACAGAGTTCCGCATCAGGCGGCGCGACTAACGTCGGCGTACAGATCCTCGACAAAACTGGCACCGCTCTGGGGCTGGATGGCGCGACCTTCAGCAGCGCTACCACGCTGAATGACGGTACTAACATCATTCCTTTCCAGGCTCGTTACTACGCAACTGGCGCAGCAACTGCCGGTACTGCGAACGCAGACGCAACCTTCAAAGTGCAATACCAGTAA
- a CDS encoding methyl-accepting chemotaxis protein, whose product MMWKTTQARVTLLLISFFVILLLVTFVVIKQFVSPQIIATETRNIRATVELQSDAIKEQMNRVKAQQRTITELVSGLQSDQIDALLPLFVNQYGDLNVFGGGIWPLPGLREPGRDKFSTFYARDAGGVLQLNTVWNQPESEKYWEQPWYKDGMAVPKGECAWAKAYQDSASPQPRTNCAMTIWKEGKAWGVATIDVTLGFFNQLAKEMGKAVEGTVLIVESDGKIVGNGAPTQGNTALMNVRDLNIPSALPLLNLLSQGQKAEYEGGYDGEDGAHSLFVLSIEGSPWYLVIDTPSSNLVRQSNAILTTLTLVQTVIGLIIVLVLMLIVRNIFRNVTLLNRNIEALSGGGADLTQRLVESKSPEFNAIINNFNKFIAFLQDLMQQVGYSSSAISSASRQIAGGNLDLSSRTEEQSASIVETAASMEQLTSTVRQNAENALQANRLATQASDAAKAGASVVNDVVATMSNINDSSSKVVEIISVIDGIAFQTNILALNAAVEAARAGENGRGFAVVAGEVRSLAQRSAQSAQEIKKLIEESVSSIEQGSGLVRQAGTTMDGLMEKVEDVSVLISEISSSSDEQSRGIEQINIAITQLDSATQQNAALVEEVAAAAQSMESQTEMLEKVVGSFKL is encoded by the coding sequence ATGATGTGGAAAACAACTCAAGCCCGAGTGACACTCCTGCTTATAAGTTTTTTTGTTATATTACTGTTGGTTACGTTTGTTGTTATCAAACAATTTGTCTCTCCGCAGATTATTGCAACGGAAACCAGAAATATAAGGGCCACGGTCGAGCTGCAAAGTGACGCGATAAAAGAGCAAATGAACCGCGTTAAAGCGCAGCAGCGCACGATCACCGAACTGGTTTCCGGGCTTCAGAGCGATCAAATTGACGCGCTCTTGCCGCTGTTTGTGAACCAGTATGGCGATCTGAACGTTTTTGGCGGCGGCATCTGGCCATTACCCGGGCTGCGCGAGCCGGGCCGCGACAAATTCAGCACTTTTTATGCGCGCGATGCCGGTGGCGTGCTCCAGCTTAATACGGTCTGGAACCAGCCGGAGTCAGAAAAATACTGGGAACAGCCGTGGTATAAAGACGGTATGGCTGTGCCAAAAGGTGAGTGTGCATGGGCCAAAGCCTACCAGGATTCGGCCAGCCCGCAGCCGAGAACCAACTGCGCGATGACAATCTGGAAAGAGGGAAAGGCCTGGGGTGTCGCCACTATCGATGTGACGTTGGGCTTTTTTAACCAACTGGCAAAAGAGATGGGGAAGGCGGTCGAGGGAACCGTATTAATTGTTGAGTCTGATGGCAAAATTGTTGGGAACGGCGCGCCGACTCAAGGTAATACCGCATTGATGAATGTGCGCGATTTGAATATTCCGTCAGCTTTACCGCTGCTCAATCTGCTGAGCCAGGGGCAAAAAGCGGAATATGAGGGCGGCTATGACGGCGAAGACGGCGCCCATTCGCTGTTTGTTTTGTCGATAGAAGGCAGCCCGTGGTATCTGGTGATTGATACGCCCAGCAGCAACCTGGTGCGCCAGTCTAATGCGATACTGACAACACTCACGCTTGTACAGACGGTGATCGGCCTTATCATTGTTCTTGTCCTGATGCTGATTGTGCGCAACATTTTCAGGAATGTGACGCTGCTGAACAGGAACATAGAGGCGCTATCCGGCGGCGGCGCCGATCTCACGCAACGGCTTGTGGAAAGTAAAAGCCCGGAATTTAATGCCATCATCAATAACTTTAATAAATTCATCGCGTTCCTTCAGGATTTGATGCAGCAGGTTGGGTACAGCTCCTCGGCAATTTCTTCCGCTTCGCGGCAGATCGCCGGAGGAAACCTGGATCTCTCCTCCCGTACGGAAGAACAGTCCGCTTCCATTGTTGAAACGGCGGCGTCGATGGAGCAGCTCACCAGCACCGTACGGCAAAATGCGGAGAATGCGTTGCAGGCGAACAGGCTGGCGACACAGGCTTCCGACGCGGCGAAAGCGGGGGCTTCAGTGGTCAATGACGTGGTTGCCACAATGAGCAATATCAATGATTCATCCTCAAAAGTGGTGGAAATCATCAGCGTAATTGATGGCATCGCGTTCCAGACCAATATTCTGGCGCTGAACGCGGCGGTTGAAGCGGCGCGGGCCGGTGAGAATGGCCGTGGTTTTGCCGTCGTTGCCGGTGAGGTGCGTTCTCTTGCGCAGCGAAGCGCCCAGTCTGCGCAGGAAATTAAGAAGCTCATTGAAGAATCGGTCAGCAGTATTGAGCAAGGTAGCGGTCTGGTTCGCCAGGCGGGTACGACAATGGACGGCTTAATGGAGAAGGTTGAAGACGTGAGCGTTTTAATCTCTGAGATCAGCTCCTCAAGCGATGAGCAAAGTCGTGGAATTGAGCAGATTAATATCGCCATTACTCAGCTTGATAGCGCGACCCAGCAGAATGCGGCGCTGGTAGAAGAGGTTGCCGCAGCGGCCCAGTCAATGGAATCGCAAACCGAGATGCTTGAAAAAGTGGTCGGCAGCTTCAAACTCTGA
- a CDS encoding fimbrial protein: MKKIIALFTTLLLMGWSLDAAAFTCKVNDTGQTMTSGSANVYVNLTPSVGVGQNLVVDLSSSVSCKNDSSGGSIIDYINLTSGSAFGGALAAFTGSVYWAGNTYPLPMNGNSSVYTITHTDYLGLPLRMYLTATGAAGGVVINSGELIAQLNMHKVASDGNPNNFIWNIYASNNVVVPTGGCDVSARDVTVTLPDYPGSMAVPVTVHCAQNQNLGYYLSGTTVDAANSIFSNTASSSAAQGIGVQMTRYGSVVPANNTVALGTVGTSPVNLGLTATYARTSGQVTAGNVQSIIGVTFVYQ, translated from the coding sequence ATGAAAAAAATCATCGCGCTATTCACCACACTGCTGCTGATGGGTTGGTCGCTGGATGCTGCGGCATTCACCTGTAAAGTCAATGATACCGGGCAGACCATGACCTCAGGGTCAGCGAATGTCTATGTAAACCTGACGCCATCTGTTGGAGTGGGTCAAAACCTGGTCGTAGATTTATCCTCTTCAGTTTCCTGTAAAAACGACTCCTCCGGTGGCTCTATCATAGACTACATCAATTTAACCAGCGGCTCCGCCTTCGGTGGCGCGCTTGCGGCGTTTACGGGGAGCGTTTACTGGGCGGGGAATACGTATCCTTTGCCGATGAACGGTAATTCATCCGTCTATACCATCACTCATACGGATTATCTCGGATTGCCGCTGCGCATGTATCTGACCGCGACCGGAGCAGCGGGAGGCGTCGTCATCAACTCTGGCGAACTCATCGCGCAATTGAATATGCATAAAGTGGCCAGCGACGGAAACCCGAATAATTTCATCTGGAATATTTACGCCAGCAATAATGTTGTTGTCCCTACTGGGGGATGCGACGTATCAGCGCGTGATGTCACCGTGACGCTTCCAGACTATCCCGGCTCAATGGCCGTGCCGGTCACTGTCCACTGTGCGCAAAACCAGAACCTCGGCTATTACCTCTCAGGTACGACCGTCGATGCCGCCAACTCGATCTTCAGCAACACCGCGTCCTCCTCAGCGGCGCAGGGTATCGGCGTTCAGATGACCCGATACGGTAGTGTTGTTCCCGCTAACAACACCGTAGCACTGGGCACGGTCGGCACATCGCCGGTAAATCTTGGCTTAACCGCAACCTACGCGCGCACCAGCGGCCAGGTCACAGCGGGCAACGTCCAGTCGATCATCGGGGTGACATTTGTTTACCAGTAA